In the genome of Myroides phaeus, one region contains:
- a CDS encoding ATP-dependent DNA helicase RecQ, with protein sequence MVTPLEILQKYWQYDSFREPQQQIIDSVLKAKDTFALLPTGGGKSICFQIPALVMPGTCLVVSPLIALIEDQVNNLNKLNIKATAIIGGTPMHEIDAIFDNCLYGNYKFLYVSPERLQQTWILERIEKLNINLIAIDEAHCISQWGHDFRPSYLELGKLRNLFPNTPIIALTASANQKVVEDICTNLQLIEPKIFTKSFYRENLIYGVYKVENQINIVERILRKNPAPSIVYVRTRKEAFFFAQRLNQLNFSATYFHGGLTINEKKKRMQDWIEEKSPIIVATNAFGMGIDKKNVKNVIHIQIPENIENYYQEAGRAGRDGNKAFATILFTDQELKQNTTQFKDSLFDKEFLKLLYRKLNNFLGIAYGEGYNSVNSFNFNQFCFHNKFAYRKAYNALQFLDRQGVIRLTQNTGNKTKLIFTASSSDILDFSYDNEIYENILLFILRTYPGIYEYETDINLDIISQHTEETIENIVKCLQECQQQELCRFTPEENDITVIFNEAWEEDRALFRTFPHLKLYNEKKINQYDSLLFYIQNEDICKNRILLKYFDEELDKDCGTCSTCMKKKLNSTSKEKVNVISQIYKLIQEKPLSIKDIDLLNQFTKDEISYAIQVLLEENKIKPNDKNQYLII encoded by the coding sequence ATGGTTACACCCCTTGAAATACTTCAAAAGTATTGGCAGTACGATAGCTTTCGTGAACCCCAACAACAGATTATTGATTCTGTTCTGAAAGCAAAAGACACTTTTGCTTTGCTACCAACTGGTGGAGGTAAGAGTATCTGCTTCCAAATCCCTGCTTTAGTTATGCCAGGAACTTGTTTAGTTGTTTCTCCTCTAATCGCTTTGATTGAAGATCAAGTTAATAATCTAAACAAACTCAATATAAAAGCTACTGCAATTATAGGAGGTACGCCAATGCACGAGATAGATGCAATCTTTGATAATTGTCTGTATGGTAATTACAAATTTCTTTATGTTTCTCCTGAGCGCTTACAACAAACGTGGATATTAGAAAGAATAGAAAAACTTAATATCAATTTAATTGCAATTGATGAAGCACATTGTATTTCTCAATGGGGACATGATTTTAGACCTTCTTATTTAGAATTAGGAAAACTTCGCAATTTATTTCCTAACACACCTATCATTGCTTTAACTGCTTCTGCTAACCAAAAAGTAGTGGAAGATATCTGTACTAATCTACAATTAATAGAACCTAAGATTTTTACGAAAAGCTTTTATAGAGAAAACTTAATTTATGGAGTTTATAAAGTAGAAAATCAGATAAACATTGTAGAGAGAATTTTACGAAAAAACCCTGCTCCAAGTATTGTATATGTTAGAACGAGAAAAGAAGCTTTTTTCTTTGCCCAACGCTTAAATCAACTCAACTTTAGTGCTACTTATTTTCATGGTGGACTGACTATAAATGAGAAGAAAAAAAGGATGCAAGACTGGATAGAAGAAAAATCTCCTATCATAGTTGCAACAAATGCCTTTGGAATGGGAATTGATAAAAAGAATGTGAAAAATGTCATTCATATTCAGATTCCTGAAAATATTGAAAACTATTACCAAGAAGCAGGACGTGCTGGTAGAGATGGCAACAAAGCATTTGCTACAATATTATTTACTGATCAAGAACTAAAACAAAATACAACCCAGTTTAAAGATAGTTTGTTTGATAAAGAATTTTTAAAACTACTTTACAGAAAATTAAACAACTTTTTAGGAATAGCCTATGGCGAAGGTTACAATAGCGTAAATAGTTTTAATTTTAATCAATTTTGTTTTCACAATAAATTCGCTTACCGTAAAGCATATAACGCTTTACAATTTTTAGACAGACAAGGAGTAATACGTCTAACTCAAAATACTGGAAATAAAACAAAACTAATTTTTACAGCTTCAAGTAGTGATATCTTAGATTTCTCATATGATAACGAAATATATGAAAACATTTTATTGTTTATTCTTAGAACCTATCCTGGTATCTACGAATATGAAACTGATATAAATCTTGATATTATTTCTCAACATACAGAAGAAACAATAGAAAACATCGTAAAATGCTTACAAGAATGTCAACAACAAGAACTATGCAGATTCACTCCTGAAGAGAATGACATAACAGTTATATTTAATGAAGCTTGGGAAGAGGATAGAGCTTTATTCAGAACGTTCCCTCATTTAAAACTATACAATGAGAAAAAAATAAATCAATACGACTCTTTACTGTTTTATATTCAAAATGAAGATATTTGCAAAAACAGAATTCTTTTAAAATATTTTGATGAAGAATTAGATAAAGATTGTGGTACGTGCTCTACTTGTATGAAGAAAAAACTGAATTCTACTTCTAAAGAAAAAGTAAATGTTATATCACAAATTTATAAACTCATACAAGAAAAACCTTTAAGCATAAAAGATATTGACTTATTAAATCAATTTACAAAAGATGAAATCTCATATGCTATTCAAGTGTTACTTGAAGAGAATAAAATAAAACCAAACGATAAAAATCAATACCTAATAATATGA
- a CDS encoding DEAD/DEAH box helicase, with protein sequence MKLKKINEILQGNLAANGLVEPTTLQKKTFGQIKSGIDVVIAGPKEEGKTTAMVIAALQKLQRPIEGEIATRVLIVVKDKFEVERLMEVFELYGKGMDLEVYGVHDFTDLDEDKNQMSLGNDILIGTCNRLNEMFSSAGFDVNQLQMYIIDDADIQLRNRLEPRLFRLSDSIGKTQRVYFMKDYVEQIDMFVDKTMTEDVEWFDFYEEDEEE encoded by the coding sequence ATGAAGTTAAAAAAGATAAATGAGATTTTACAAGGGAACTTGGCAGCTAATGGATTAGTGGAACCAACGACTCTTCAAAAGAAAACTTTTGGTCAGATTAAAAGTGGGATTGATGTTGTAATTGCAGGTCCTAAAGAAGAGGGGAAAACAACCGCTATGGTTATTGCAGCTCTTCAAAAATTACAAAGACCAATTGAGGGAGAAATTGCAACAAGAGTTTTGATTGTTGTAAAGGATAAGTTTGAAGTAGAGCGCTTAATGGAAGTGTTTGAACTTTATGGAAAAGGAATGGACCTTGAAGTTTATGGGGTTCACGACTTTACAGACTTGGATGAGGATAAAAATCAGATGTCTTTAGGGAATGATATCTTAATTGGTACTTGTAACCGTTTAAACGAGATGTTTAGTAGTGCTGGTTTTGATGTGAATCAACTTCAAATGTACATCATTGACGATGCAGATATTCAATTGAGAAATCGCTTAGAACCACGTTTGTTCAGATTGTCTGATAGTATTGGTAAAACACAACGTGTTTACTTTATGAAAGATTATGTAGAGCAGATTGATATGTTTGTTGATAAAACAATGACAGAAGATGTTGAGTGGTTTGATTTCTACGAAGAAGATGAAGAAGAATAG
- a CDS encoding J domain-containing protein → MNKKESYTILGLDENASIDEIKTAYRKLAKQYHPDKTGGDEFLSNMFKKINTAYNTLLSSSSTSSGFYQQNTNSYSSAQSNYKRVVFNPEIEKWIKNHHKIAEQINSYKSKLSYINKTEPKKNLSISNIAKLIGAAFLIILFFSPFQSKSAVTPVKNVEKESWQTSTATKLFKVPDIQTAPITTLAEGHKVDSISTTKYFFKVNVTTENGVQTGYILKDNLKK, encoded by the coding sequence ATGAATAAAAAAGAATCATATACAATTTTAGGCCTTGATGAAAATGCTTCAATAGATGAAATCAAAACTGCTTATCGAAAATTAGCAAAACAGTATCATCCAGATAAAACAGGGGGTGATGAATTTTTAAGCAATATGTTTAAGAAAATAAACACTGCATACAACACACTTCTTTCATCTTCTTCTACATCTTCTGGGTTTTATCAACAAAACACAAATTCATATTCGTCTGCTCAGTCAAACTACAAGAGAGTTGTTTTTAATCCAGAAATTGAAAAGTGGATTAAAAACCATCATAAAATAGCAGAACAAATAAACTCTTATAAAAGCAAACTGTCTTATATCAATAAAACTGAACCTAAAAAAAACCTTTCTATAAGTAATATTGCAAAGCTTATTGGAGCAGCATTTCTAATTATATTATTCTTCTCTCCTTTTCAAAGTAAAAGTGCTGTAACACCAGTAAAAAACGTTGAAAAAGAATCTTGGCAAACTTCAACTGCAACCAAGCTATTTAAAGTACCGGATATACAAACAGCTCCTATAACAACATTAGCAGAAGGACATAAAGTTGACAGCATTAGTACTACTAAATATTTTTTCAAAGTAAACGTAACTACTGAAAATGGAGTACAGACTGGCTATATATTAAAAGACAATTTAAAAAAATAG
- a CDS encoding aminotransferase class IV: MINVNGKIVSNSEISLENNRGFLYGDAVFETVRVLDNKVLFVEDHYFRLMSSMRILRMAIPMEFTMEYFQEEIIKTAQALDSNANAIRVRFNVYRDANGRYLPTDRKIGYIATAERLDQSVYGFDEVAYEVELYKDFYVTAHLLSTLKTNNRLINVTGSIFADENGYQNCFLLNDSKNIVEALNANIFVVKDKVVKTPPLSDGCVKGIMRKQVMELLEKHPDYTLEEVSISPFELQKADEIFLTNVITGIQAVTKYRKKEFKNDLSKDLLNRLNAKIRLL; the protein is encoded by the coding sequence ATGATTAATGTTAACGGCAAAATTGTTTCTAATAGTGAGATATCATTAGAAAATAATAGAGGGTTTTTATATGGAGATGCTGTTTTTGAAACAGTTAGAGTATTAGATAATAAAGTTTTATTTGTAGAGGATCATTATTTTAGATTAATGTCTTCAATGAGAATCTTGAGAATGGCAATTCCAATGGAGTTTACAATGGAATATTTTCAAGAGGAAATTATTAAAACAGCACAGGCTTTAGATAGTAATGCAAACGCTATTAGAGTTCGTTTTAATGTTTATCGTGATGCAAATGGTAGATATCTTCCAACTGATAGAAAGATTGGTTACATCGCAACCGCAGAGCGTTTGGATCAATCGGTTTATGGCTTTGATGAAGTTGCATACGAAGTTGAGCTATATAAAGATTTTTATGTAACAGCACATTTACTATCAACACTTAAAACAAATAATCGTTTGATAAATGTTACAGGTAGTATTTTTGCTGATGAGAACGGATATCAAAACTGTTTTTTATTGAATGATAGTAAAAATATTGTAGAAGCTTTGAATGCTAATATTTTTGTTGTTAAAGATAAAGTGGTAAAAACTCCACCTTTAAGTGATGGATGTGTAAAAGGTATAATGCGTAAACAAGTAATGGAATTACTTGAGAAACACCCTGATTATACATTGGAAGAGGTTTCTATTTCTCCTTTTGAATTACAAAAAGCAGATGAGATTTTCTTGACTAATGTTATTACAGGTATTCAAGCTGTTACTAAATACCGTAAGAAGGAATTTAAAAATGATCTTTCAAAAGATTTATTAAATAGATTAAATGCAAAAATCCGACTTCTTTAA
- a CDS encoding AAA family ATPase, whose product MNTKLILIIGGPGSGKTTLINELTKKGYICYPEISREVTKQAQQKGIDQLFLTEPLLFSQLLLEGRIKQHKEAICEKSNIVFIDRGIPDVLAYMHYKGDNYPESFDAACKEHMYHQIFLLPPWENIYISDEQRYESFQEASEIHEHLINTYSKYGYDLIEVPRDTVENRIDFILSKV is encoded by the coding sequence ATGAACACAAAATTAATCTTAATCATAGGAGGCCCAGGATCTGGTAAAACGACGTTGATTAACGAACTTACTAAGAAGGGATATATTTGCTATCCAGAAATATCTCGTGAGGTAACTAAACAAGCTCAACAAAAAGGAATTGACCAACTATTTTTAACAGAGCCTTTACTGTTTAGTCAATTACTTTTAGAAGGGAGAATTAAGCAACATAAAGAAGCAATTTGCGAAAAAAGCAATATTGTATTTATAGATAGAGGAATACCTGATGTATTAGCTTATATGCACTACAAAGGGGATAATTACCCTGAAAGTTTTGATGCAGCTTGCAAAGAGCATATGTATCATCAAATTTTCTTGTTACCACCTTGGGAAAATATTTACATTAGTGATGAACAACGTTATGAAAGTTTCCAAGAAGCAAGCGAAATTCACGAACACTTAATTAACACATATTCTAAATATGGATATGATTTAATTGAAGTTCCTCGCGATACAGTTGAAAATAGAATAGACTTTATTTTAAGTAAAGTTTAA
- a CDS encoding DUF493 family protein → MDEKTQDFYARLKEQLESDTNWPRPYLYKFIVPGDASKIAQVEEAFDGCKADIQIKNSSTGKFSSVSVKLNVNNAQEIIDKYIAVSSIEGIVSL, encoded by the coding sequence ATGGACGAAAAAACACAAGACTTTTACGCAAGACTTAAAGAGCAATTAGAGAGTGATACAAATTGGCCAAGACCTTATTTATACAAATTCATTGTGCCAGGTGATGCGAGTAAAATTGCTCAAGTAGAAGAAGCTTTCGACGGTTGTAAAGCTGATATTCAAATCAAAAATTCAAGTACAGGTAAGTTCTCAAGCGTATCTGTAAAATTAAATGTCAATAATGCTCAAGAAATTATTGATAAATATATTGCAGTATCTTCAATAGAAGGTATTGTTTCTTTATAA
- a CDS encoding DUF4290 domain-containing protein produces the protein MNFNSREAVNNLDYNTSKKALVIPEYGRHMQSLIDHVCKIEDREERNKAARYVISVMGSMNPHLRDVPDFQHKLWDQLFMMSKFELDVDSPFPIATQETIFSKPEKLAYPQNHPKYRFYGNNITYMINKAIAWEDGEMKDALIMVIANHMKKSYLSWNKETVKDEVIFEHLCELSNGKINLFKKEEELSTTANLIQVNKKQSNKANFTSNQKNASTNSNNNNNKKFKTNNNYHSKGKK, from the coding sequence ATGAATTTTAATTCTCGAGAAGCAGTAAATAATTTAGATTACAATACTTCTAAAAAAGCTCTTGTCATTCCAGAGTATGGTCGTCATATGCAAAGTTTGATTGACCATGTTTGTAAAATTGAAGATAGAGAAGAACGAAACAAAGCTGCGCGTTATGTAATTAGCGTAATGGGGAGTATGAATCCTCACTTGAGAGATGTGCCTGATTTTCAACACAAATTATGGGATCAATTATTTATGATGTCAAAGTTTGAATTGGATGTTGATAGTCCTTTTCCAATTGCTACGCAAGAGACTATTTTTAGCAAACCTGAAAAATTAGCGTATCCTCAAAATCACCCTAAGTATAGATTTTATGGTAATAATATTACCTATATGATTAATAAAGCTATTGCCTGGGAAGATGGAGAAATGAAAGATGCTTTAATTATGGTTATTGCTAATCATATGAAAAAAAGTTACTTGAGCTGGAATAAGGAAACAGTTAAAGACGAGGTTATTTTTGAACATTTATGCGAATTGTCAAATGGAAAAATAAACTTGTTTAAGAAAGAGGAAGAGCTATCTACTACAGCAAATCTAATTCAAGTAAATAAAAAACAATCAAATAAGGCTAATTTCACAAGCAATCAAAAGAACGCGAGTACAAATAGCAATAACAATAATAATAAGAAGTTTAAAACAAATAATAACTATCACTCTAAAGGTAAAAAATAA
- a CDS encoding ABC transporter permease: MSILSLIIKREFIAKVRNKSFIVMTFASPLFFVALTLFVGYLSTLKGDIKKVAIHDESGLFVNQFVSNEEFDYQDLSAVDVSILKDSVNEEKYEGIIYIPKAENIGDYQKNITYISNDSPSLSFVSKVELLLEDKLTHINLKDSGIDLKVIDEAKANVNLNLTKASGEATVKGLNEIKIVIGGLFGYFIMMFIIIYGNMVMRSVIEEKTNRIIEIIVSSVKPFQLMMGKIIGTSMAGLLQFLIWGVIGAVLLTIASVVLGINATPGVASAEALQATSMMSPELMLDVQNYVGEILTLPLVSLFVYFLVFFIGGYFLYSSLYAAIGAAVDNETDTQQFLFPILLPLMLGVYIGFFTVIKDPHGSIATIFSMIPFTSPIVMLMRIPFGVPMWEVLLSIALLFGTFILVVWIAAKIYRIGILMYGKRPSWKELYKWLKY, from the coding sequence ATGAGCATATTATCCTTAATAATAAAAAGAGAGTTTATTGCAAAAGTTCGCAATAAATCATTTATCGTAATGACTTTTGCAAGTCCACTTTTCTTTGTAGCCCTAACTTTATTTGTAGGGTACTTAAGTACATTGAAAGGAGATATAAAAAAAGTAGCTATTCACGATGAGAGCGGTTTATTTGTTAATCAATTCGTCAGTAACGAAGAATTTGATTATCAAGATTTATCTGCCGTTGATGTATCGATATTGAAAGATAGTGTAAACGAAGAAAAATACGAAGGGATTATCTATATTCCTAAAGCAGAAAATATAGGTGATTACCAAAAAAATATAACTTATATATCTAATGATAGTCCGAGTTTAAGCTTTGTGAGTAAAGTAGAACTACTATTAGAGGATAAGTTAACACACATTAACCTGAAAGATAGTGGTATCGACTTAAAAGTGATTGATGAGGCTAAAGCGAATGTGAATTTAAACCTTACAAAAGCATCTGGAGAGGCTACTGTTAAAGGGTTAAATGAAATAAAAATCGTTATTGGCGGTTTGTTTGGTTACTTTATTATGATGTTCATTATCATTTATGGAAATATGGTAATGCGTTCTGTAATTGAAGAAAAAACAAATAGAATTATAGAGATCATTGTTTCATCAGTGAAACCATTCCAATTAATGATGGGTAAGATCATTGGTACTTCAATGGCTGGTTTATTACAGTTTTTAATTTGGGGAGTAATTGGTGCGGTATTATTGACGATAGCGAGTGTTGTTTTAGGAATAAACGCTACACCAGGAGTAGCGTCAGCAGAGGCTTTACAAGCTACTTCTATGATGTCTCCAGAGTTAATGCTTGATGTACAAAACTATGTAGGTGAGATTTTGACTTTACCTTTAGTTTCTTTGTTTGTTTATTTCTTAGTATTCTTTATAGGAGGGTACTTTTTATATAGTTCTTTGTATGCAGCAATTGGAGCTGCAGTTGATAATGAAACAGATACACAACAGTTTTTATTTCCAATTTTATTGCCTTTAATGCTTGGAGTGTATATTGGATTCTTTACTGTCATAAAAGACCCACACGGTTCGATTGCTACAATATTTTCAATGATTCCATTTACATCGCCGATTGTAATGCTTATGCGTATTCCTTTTGGTGTACCAATGTGGGAAGTTTTATTGTCTATTGCTTTATTATTTGGTACATTTATTCTTGTTGTTTGGATAGCAGCGAAGATTTATCGTATTGGAATATTAATGTATGGTAAACGACCTTCTTGGAAAGAGCTATATAAGTGGCTTAAGTATTAA
- the fmt gene encoding methionyl-tRNA formyltransferase: MKDLRIIFMGTPDFAVGILDAMYQNKYNIVAVITAPDRPAGRGQKLKYSAVKEYALEKSLPILQPTNLKDEAFLEELKSYNANLNVVVAFRMLPEVVWKMPELGTFNLHASLLPDYRGAAPINWAIINGETKTGVSTFFIDEKIDTGAIILKKEALIDENESAGELHDRLMLLGAETVIETLSLIENDKVVTTTQPKEETKTAYKLNKDNTKVDFSKPGAAIHNLIRGLSPYPTAWCTITDKEQEWNVKLYETIFEKEVHNLPLGTITHTKKEIRVAIQDGFINILRLQFPGKKPMKANELLNGVSFTEEAKAI, from the coding sequence ATGAAAGACTTACGTATCATTTTTATGGGAACACCTGACTTTGCAGTTGGAATCCTTGATGCTATGTATCAAAATAAATACAATATAGTAGCAGTAATTACTGCACCTGATAGACCAGCTGGTAGAGGTCAAAAACTAAAATATTCTGCTGTTAAAGAATATGCTCTTGAAAAAAGCCTACCAATCCTACAACCTACAAACCTTAAAGATGAAGCTTTTTTAGAAGAACTTAAAAGTTACAATGCTAATTTGAATGTGGTTGTTGCCTTTAGAATGTTACCCGAAGTAGTTTGGAAAATGCCTGAATTAGGAACTTTCAACTTACACGCTTCTTTATTGCCTGACTATAGAGGTGCGGCACCTATTAACTGGGCGATTATCAATGGGGAAACAAAAACAGGTGTTTCAACTTTCTTTATTGACGAAAAAATAGATACAGGAGCAATTATCCTGAAAAAAGAAGCTCTTATCGATGAGAACGAAAGTGCAGGCGAACTTCATGACAGGTTAATGCTTTTAGGAGCAGAAACAGTAATAGAAACGCTTTCTTTAATAGAGAACGACAAAGTTGTAACAACTACTCAACCTAAAGAGGAAACAAAGACAGCTTATAAACTAAATAAAGACAACACTAAAGTTGACTTCTCAAAACCGGGTGCTGCTATTCACAATTTGATTCGCGGACTTAGCCCTTACCCTACTGCATGGTGTACAATTACAGATAAGGAACAAGAATGGAACGTAAAATTGTACGAAACTATTTTTGAAAAAGAAGTACACAATTTACCATTAGGTACAATAACTCATACAAAGAAGGAAATAAGAGTAGCGATTCAAGATGGTTTCATTAATATTCTAAGATTACAATTCCCAGGAAAGAAACCAATGAAAGCAAACGAATTGCTAAACGGAGTCTCTTTTACAGAGGAAGCAAAAGCAATTTAA
- a CDS encoding sigma-54-dependent transcriptional regulator, with protein sequence MSKILIVEDEASIRRVLVKILEEESSDYVVDSAENGEEALKKIVSEDYDLVISDIKMPKMDGEELLVEAKKIKPEVVFVMISGHGDLETAVNTMRLGAFDYISKPPDLNRLLTTVRNALDTSKLVVENTILKKKVSKKYEMIGNSEPINLIKDMIEKVAPTEARVLITGPNGTGKELVAHQLHLQSTRSQNALIEVNCAAIPSELIESELFGHVKGAFTSAVKDRPGKFELANKGTIFLDEIGDMSLSAQAKVLRALQENMITRVGAEKDLKVDVRVIAATNKDLRKEIAEGRFREDLYHRLAVILIEVPGLNDRRDDIPLLVNHFVSQIAKEQGTSPKTFSAEAISLLQEYDWTGNIRELRNVIERLIILGGKEVSKQDVEMFANK encoded by the coding sequence ATGTCAAAGATTTTAATAGTTGAAGATGAGGCGTCAATCCGCAGAGTCTTAGTTAAAATATTAGAAGAAGAATCGTCTGACTATGTTGTTGATTCAGCAGAAAACGGTGAAGAGGCTTTGAAGAAAATTGTAAGTGAAGATTACGATTTAGTTATTTCAGATATAAAAATGCCAAAGATGGACGGTGAGGAACTGTTAGTTGAGGCAAAGAAAATAAAGCCAGAAGTGGTTTTTGTTATGATATCAGGTCACGGGGACTTAGAGACTGCAGTTAATACAATGCGTCTTGGAGCCTTTGATTATATATCAAAACCACCAGATTTGAATAGATTGTTGACAACCGTTAGAAATGCTTTAGACACGAGTAAATTGGTTGTTGAAAATACAATCTTGAAAAAGAAAGTGAGCAAAAAATATGAGATGATAGGAAATAGTGAGCCTATCAATCTTATAAAAGATATGATTGAGAAGGTTGCTCCAACCGAAGCAAGAGTACTGATTACTGGACCTAATGGAACAGGAAAAGAGTTAGTAGCACATCAATTACACTTGCAAAGTACAAGATCACAGAATGCTTTGATTGAAGTAAACTGTGCGGCTATTCCTTCTGAATTAATAGAAAGTGAATTATTTGGTCACGTTAAAGGAGCTTTTACTTCTGCAGTAAAAGACAGACCAGGTAAATTTGAACTTGCTAATAAAGGAACTATTTTCTTAGACGAAATTGGAGATATGAGTTTGTCTGCTCAAGCAAAAGTGTTGAGAGCATTACAAGAGAATATGATCACAAGAGTAGGGGCAGAAAAGGATTTAAAAGTAGATGTACGCGTAATTGCGGCAACAAATAAAGACTTGCGAAAAGAAATTGCAGAAGGTAGATTTAGAGAAGATTTATATCACCGATTAGCAGTTATTTTAATTGAAGTTCCTGGGCTAAATGATAGACGTGATGATATTCCGTTATTGGTAAATCACTTCGTAAGTCAGATAGCAAAAGAACAAGGTACAAGTCCGAAAACATTCTCGGCAGAAGCGATTAGTCTTTTGCAAGAGTACGATTGGACAGGTAATATTCGTGAGTTGAGAAACGTAATAGAGAGATTAATTATTTTAGGAGGCAAAGAGGTTTCAAAACAAGATGTTGAGATGTTTGCAAACAAATAG
- a CDS encoding START-like domain-containing protein, whose amino-acid sequence MKEKYELEFPINSSPQLLFQYISDPSGLSEWFADNVNSRGEYYTFIWGDSEEKARVVTRKTDERVKYRWLDEDDKDTEYYFELRINRDELTKDVTIIVTDFAEPDEINESKQLWENQIMDLKQVLGSA is encoded by the coding sequence ATGAAAGAAAAATACGAACTTGAATTTCCGATAAATTCTTCTCCGCAGTTACTGTTTCAGTATATTTCTGATCCATCTGGATTAAGCGAATGGTTTGCTGATAATGTAAACTCAAGAGGAGAGTACTACACTTTTATTTGGGGAGATTCCGAAGAAAAAGCTCGTGTTGTTACTCGTAAGACAGATGAGAGAGTTAAATATAGATGGCTGGATGAAGATGATAAAGATACAGAATATTACTTTGAGTTAAGAATTAATAGAGATGAGCTAACAAAAGATGTTACAATAATTGTTACTGACTTTGCAGAGCCAGATGAGATAAATGAATCAAAACAACTGTGGGAAAATCAGATAATGGACTTAAAACAAGTTCTTGGATCTGCATAA
- a CDS encoding HU family DNA-binding protein, with translation MNKTELIDAIAKDAEISKVAAKKALESFLSNIETTLAKGDKISLVGFGSWSVTDRAAREGRNPQTGKTIKIAAKKVVKFKAGSELEGAVNKKK, from the coding sequence ATGAACAAAACAGAATTAATCGACGCGATTGCTAAAGATGCAGAAATCAGTAAAGTAGCAGCTAAAAAAGCATTAGAATCATTTTTATCAAACATCGAAACAACTTTAGCTAAAGGAGATAAAATTTCATTAGTAGGTTTCGGTTCTTGGTCTGTGACTGATAGAGCTGCAAGAGAAGGTAGAAATCCTCAAACAGGAAAAACTATTAAAATTGCAGCTAAAAAAGTTGTAAAATTCAAAGCTGGTTCTGAATTAGAAGGCGCTGTAAATAAGAAAAAGTAA
- a CDS encoding YqgE/AlgH family protein, with product MTNKKNISKGDMLISLPSANLIDLSFSRSLIILADHEELGSVGFVLNKPLEVTLNDLIPTTDAHHTIYEGGPVEQDKIFCIHKRPDVIPNSLHINEEIYWGGDFDTILNLINIGVLSKEDIRFYLGYTGWDINQLENEIEDNYWITIDKFEYDSLLTIPSKQVWKKAIKSLGQDYSIWLNAPENPNFN from the coding sequence ATGACAAACAAAAAAAACATCTCTAAAGGTGATATGCTTATTTCTTTACCTTCTGCTAACTTGATTGATTTATCTTTCTCGAGATCACTAATCATATTGGCAGACCACGAAGAATTAGGTTCTGTCGGATTTGTACTTAACAAACCCCTTGAAGTAACTTTAAATGATTTAATTCCTACAACGGATGCACACCATACTATTTATGAAGGAGGTCCTGTAGAACAGGATAAAATATTTTGCATACATAAAAGACCAGATGTTATACCTAATTCTTTACATATAAACGAAGAAATATATTGGGGAGGTGATTTCGACACCATTTTAAACCTAATAAATATTGGAGTACTCTCTAAAGAAGATATACGGTTTTACTTAGGCTATACAGGATGGGATATTAATCAATTAGAGAATGAAATAGAAGATAACTATTGGATAACTATTGATAAATTTGAATATGATTCTCTTTTGACAATTCCCTCTAAACAAGTATGGAAAAAAGCTATAAAATCATTAGGCCAAGATTACTCCATCTGGCTAAATGCACCAGAAAATCCGAACTTCAATTAA